The Syntrophorhabdales bacterium nucleotide sequence AAAGTCGCTCCAGTGTGAAAAATTAAGCTTCTTCTCGTTGAAGTTCGGATTTAACATCTTCATCCTGATCTTGACCGAGCCGAGTCCCGGGCTCACCTTTTTCTTCAGCATGAGGTCGGCAGCTTCAGCGAGCAGTTGGAACCAGTCTTCCTTGGAGGTGGGTGCCGGGACACTTCGCTGCTGAGCCGTCTTCTCTTCTGTTCCGGGTGTGCCTTTTGTAGGCGACTCTTCATCATCTCCGCCCGGCACCAGTCCGCGATAATCCACGTAGCTGTCTGCCAGCGCGAGGAGGTCTTCCGAAGCGTTCTGTGTGTTGCACACGATGTGCACCATTTTCCCGGCTCGGCGCAAGGCGAGCACTAGAAAACGGAAATCGCTGTCACCCGTCACGAGAATGAAGGTGTCGATGTGTTCGTGGATACGCATGACTTCCATGGCATCGGAGACCAGCACCATATCAGAACTGTTCTTACGCCCCTTGGGTACGTGAACCAGGTAGAAATACCTCCTGGTAAGGGATGGCGCGAGTTTAGAGAACCCGGGATTGGCCCAGTTGCCGTAGGCGCGGGCAGCCACGATTCTGCCTTTGCTTTCCGCATGCTCTATCAGTCCCTCGAGGAAGAGGGAATCGGAGCCTGGATTCACGTTCTCGAGATCCCACAATATGGCGACATTGCTCATGGACCGTATCCTCTCAGCAATTATACAAATTTACACAGTGGGGCGCAACACTAACGATGAACGATCACGTCGGAACGACGACCGTGCCGCGAGGCGGCACCCCGGCAAAGCACTCTGTTGCAAGTAGTGGCACGGTGCAGTATAGTACGTGTGCTATGGGCCATATTCCTTTACCGACGGCTGTCATTGCACTCGCCATGCTTTCATTCTCTATAGTCATCGTCAGCAAGTTGGGGGGGAAAATTCCCTTAACGTCGCGGGCGAGGGTCACGCTCCTTCTTGTTGGTGTCGCTGCTCTCTCCGCTGGTGTCTATTTACATCTCACAGAAACAACCTTGCCCACGCCAGCGCCGGCGAATGGGAATCAGACGGGGAAGATCGAAAGGAAAGCGTTCGAGTTTACCTTTACTCCTGCCCAGGCCCGCTGGGGCGACGAAGTGGCGATCGAGGTCCCTTTCTCCGCCGAATCCGTCACGGTCTATTTGAACGGCATGCCGCTGCCAAAAAGGCTGCGTAATGACGGCCGGACCATTCGGGTTACGGTTCCGTCCGGTGCAAAAACGGGTTATCTGGAATTAGAGCGGGAAGGGGTGCGAGTAAGGGCTTCCTCTTCACTACTCATCAGCCCTTGATCAACCGAAAGAGCAGTTCGAGGTCAAGGCCGACTTTCCCCTTTGCTAACACTCGCCAGCTCCTTTTGTGCGTATCCCAGGGCTCCACTTCTGTCGACGATCTCTCCAGCAATCTGCTTTTCTCGTATGAGATCGAGGGTCTTCCCGATGTCAGGGCCTTCGGGAAAGCCCAGGGCCAGAAGATCATGTCCATTGACGAGCCGGGGTAGCGGCTCCTTGCCCCACTCCTCATACGCAGAGAGTGCTTCCCTGCATCTCAGCCTGACGCGTGCAGTTGTCTCATTTTCCTCTCCATTTGAGCTTCCGTACATGTCGAGAAGCGTCAGGAGAACCAGCGGAGGCGTCAAATCCTCCATCTTGTACACGACACGCCTGATCGCCTTTTCGGTCGCGCCCTCATGGCTTATAAGGAATACCCGCATATGGTTTTCAATGAGACTTGAGATTACCCTCACTTCATGTGAGCTGAACCTGAGACGCTCCATGATTGCTGTTGCCAGATCTCTCGAGTGCTTCTCGTGATGAAAGAAGTGGACGCGGTTTTTTGTATCGTCATAGGAGAACGTGTGAGCCTTGCCGAGGTCGTGGAACAGCAGCGCATAGGCTGCATTTCGCACCTGCTGTTCATCAAAGGAATGAAAGCTTCTTGCCCTATCCAGGTATCTGAACCCCTCTATGGTGTGTCCCAGGGTTTCCAGCTCAAAGCCTTTTTCGCGATCCATCTGCTCTAAATTGCGCAGCTCGGGAAAAAGCTCAAAGAGCAATCCTGTGTCACGAAGGGTGACCACGGCTCTGTACGGATCGTGCGAAAGCATGATGAGATCGAGCTCGTACTTTATTCTCTCGGCAGCTGTCAGTCGGATCAGTTCCCTCTCTTCACGGATTGCATCACGCAATTCGGGTGCGAGTAAAAAGCCGGGAAGCAGCGAGAGGTGACGAACTGCTTTCAACATACGAAGAGGATCTTCCCTGATGGATTGTTTTCTTGGGTATCTGATCACTTTGCGGCTTATGTCTGCAAGCCCCTCGTAAGGGTCGTGGATCTCGCCGGAGGCTGTATCGTACCCTATGGCATTCATGGTAAAGTCCCGGCGAGCCAGGTCAGTCAGGATATCGCCCTGAAGAAAGGTGAGGTCCAAGACGCCTTCATCGCCTATCAGGCGGAACGCCTGCTCTGCTCTTTTTCCGAGCAGAAATCCCTTTGCACGGAACAGCTCTTCAAGCTTGACCGCATCCTCTTGCATTTCGAGCGCGAAATCAAAATCGGCTGGTGACTGTCCCAACGCCAGTTCGCGGATGGCACCTCCGACGAGGTACGCCTTTCCTGCGAGGTTCAGGCCGGAAAGTTTCGTGACAACGGCGGTGTTTCTGATTCTATCGCGGAGAAGCTCAAATGAAATCGACAATGCTAGATATGCTCCGCAAGATAGGCGAGCTCCTTCACAATTCTTTTGAGGCCATCCATCATGTCGACGTAAATGTAAGACGCCTGGGGCGTGCAGACACCGACAATCATCCTTTGCTGGTGCTCCATGGCAAAGCCGTCGGCCATCTGGGTTATCCGCTCCATTTCTGCCCGGGCGTGACTCTTGAGGTGAGGGTTTGAGGTTGCCAAAGCATCCTTGGTGTCGCGGGAGAGTTCCTTGACAGCGGCCATCACCGCCGTAAGCTCGCCCATTCCCTTTTCAGTGAAAAGGATCGATGACTCACATTTGGTCTTTGTCCTCGCGATGATGGTTTCCATCGCTTGGGCTACAGCCTGCAGTGATGGCACAAGCATGAGGAGCCGCTTCTCCAGTTCGTTCTTTTCTTCCTGCGATCTGATGCGGTCGATGAGGGGCAGAGCGGCCGCACGCATTTCCTGGAATTCCCTCTGAGCCTTGTCAAGAGAATCCTTCTTCTCTGTGTAAAGACAGCGCTGCACATCATTTATCGTGATACTCATCCAATCGAGAATCTTTTGGAATGTATTCACATATTCTTGCTTCTCCATGGCATGCCTCCCGGGTGAAGCATCTGATACTGCTCACTCATAGTATCTATCTTTCAGGATTCGTTTGCAAGAGTTTGGGATATGTCCACCAGGAGGCCCCAGGAGGTTCAGAAGCTCGAGGTTGCCCTGTAGCGGTTGAGTCGTTTAAAAGCTTCTATCTTATCCCGGTCGTTCACCCGTGCTTTGTCGAGGCAGCTTTGCAGGAAGCTGATCGACTCTTCGTACGTTTTACGCTGCACCGGGAACGGGTAGCCATCTTTGCCTCCGTGGGCAAAACTGAAACGCGCCGGATCCTTGAAGCTGGGCGGGGCATTGTAGACGAGTTCAGAGACGAGGCTCAGAGCAGCCACGGTCCTCGGGCCGATGCCCTGTATCTGAAGAAGGTCCTTGAAACTCTCGGGCTGCGCTTCATGAAGCCTTCTGAAGACCCGATCGAGGCGGTTTGTATCGACGTCTTTCGCCACTATGTAGTGTCTATCGGGCATGGCGAGCGCGATCTCCTTCCATGTTTTCGACATCCAATCAGGATTCTGTTTCGTAAAATCGACAGCGGCTGTGTGCACAGGGGCGCTCTCTCTGGCTACTAGATTCAGCGCCTCTACGGGTCCGTCGCTGGTCACTCCGGTATGCGGTTCACAGAGCAGATCGAGGTTTTCCATGGAGAACCATTGGTACCTTCGCGCTGTGCGGTGTTGTTCGCTCATGCCCTGCTGGATAACCGCCCAGTCGCCTTCCTTCGACAGGATGAACGTGTGATGGTAGATATTGTGGCCATCCTGGATCAGGCTGTTGTCTATCTTTGCACACAGGCGGCTCAGAGCTACGAAAGGAGAGGTGTCGAGTTTCCAGGCCGCGCCGGTCTCGAACAGTTCCTGCGGGGTGCGACGCGAGGTTGCTGCTTTTCCGCCGCATATCGCCAGGGGATAGTCAGGGCCGACCGAGGCGATCCCGTCTTTGAGCGCACCGCAGAGCGTGGTGGTCAGCCCGCTTGAATGCCAGTCGAAGCCTACAACGCAGCCGAAGGCTTGAAACCAGATAGGATCGGACAACCTTCGCAGAACCTCGCGGGGACCGAATTCGAGGAGGATGATGGACACCACCGCAGCCGACAACCGCTTCATCTTATCGAAAAGCCATCGGGGAGCTTTTCCGTAATGAAGCGGGAGGGTGGTGACGTTTCTTTTCATGGTTTGATGAGCAAGACGGTATCTTTCTCGTGCACCTTTTCCTTCACTTTGATGCCCACGTCGCTGCCTGCACCTGCAGTCTGGACGCTTGCGTGTTCCACCTGCATCGAGTCGACTGTCTGTTCAAAGTCGGTGGAGTGGCCTTTTATATGGATCTTGTCTCCCACTTTCATTTCACCGCTGGTGATCCTGATCGCGGCCACGCCGATCTTGCCGAAATATTTTTCGACTGTTCCAATGGCAACCTCTTCCATGAACCACCTCCGGTTGTTTTGAAAAATTGTACCACGATGGAGCTGTGTGACGCAAAAGTTCGACCGCTGCGCTAAGAAGAGGGAAGACCGCGCTGTGCGCTAGGAAGACGGAAGGTAAATAGCGGAAAGAGAAATAGAATTAAGTCTTCGAGAGTTTATTGCTTCCCAGTCGCGCCGAAGGCCCGACAGTCTTCCCAGCGGAGCGATCTCCCATCTTCCTTCTGGGTTTGATGCTCACGAAGGGAAGAGCTGGCCGACCAGACGGTTGAGCATTGCGCCGCCTTTCACCTCGGTCTCGAAGAGGGGTACCAGTGCACGAACCTGATCGCCGAAGATCTGCCAGATTTCTCCCATGTGATCTTCCTGCATTTTGACGCGGTTTCGCACGAACTCGGCGGCATCGCTGCCGACCTGTTCTTTCTGGATAATCCCGTTGACGACCACGCCGCCCACGGGAATGCCGAATTCATGAAACCAGTTGATGAAACGGGTGATAACCGCTATCGGCAGGCTTTCCGGCAAGGTCACAAAGAAGAAAGCGGTCAGGGCATCATCGGTGAGCAAGCTCTGCGCTTTCGCCATGCGCTCCCTGAAACCGAGCAGATAATCCATCAGAGGGTCTTCTTCCTGTTTCTTGGTGAAAGAGAGCATCTCGCGGAGAGACTTTGCCTCTTCCCTGCTCTTCAGCATCTTTTCTACCCAGAGCGAATAGACCTTTGACATGCCGAGGAGCCGCCTCGCATTCGCGGTAGGGGCTGTGTCAAACACGTAGAAGTCGTATTCATCTTTGAACATGAGATCGGTCATGTTCTCGAACATGGCCGATTCTTCGAAAGCAGGGTTCATGGTAGCCGACTCGACGAATTCATCCGCCTTCGTGGTGATATCCGCAAACTTCAGAAACCAGTTGATCTTTTCGCGGATCTCCTGCTTGGAGCGCTCGATCGTCTCCCTTGTGTCTATTTCGAAGGCGTAGCACAGCTTCTCATCGCAGACCACGGCAGGTTTCCCAAAGACATCCTGCCCCATGAGATTTGAAAGACTGTGTACCGGATTGGTGGACGCGAGGAGTGTTTTCTTTCCCTGCTTTGCGGCCCACAGGGCTGCGGCTCCTGCCATGACGGTTTTTCCCACGCCCCCTTTACCGCCAAAGAAGATGTATTTCAGCTTTGGGTTCTCCCTTATGTAGTCGATCATGCTTCTGGTTATCTGCGGCATCGCGAGACTCCTTTATGCTCAGTGGTCCTCGAACATCTGCTTAGCCAGCTTCTCGATCATGGCAAGACCTGTTACGTCGCGTTCCATTTCAGGAACCCTCGCCAGGATCTGCCCCTTGAAGGTGTCGTCAATCACACCGAGGTATTTCTCCTGCATCGTCAGCCTGTTTTTCAGGTAGTCGGGAATGCTCTGGTTCTTGAGATCCGCCGGCAGGACGCGGTTCACGATGTAGCCGCTCAGCGGCACGTCGAATTTTGCAAAGAGGCCTGCTGCTTTGACCGTATCATTTATGATCATCTCTTCGGGCGTAACCACGAAGAAGAATGCTGTTTTCTGCTTGTCGGTCAGGATACCAGAAGACTTGTTGATCCGTTCCTTAATGTAGAGAAGCTCATTGAGAATGGCATCCTCGTCCAGCTCTTTATCGCGGCGGATGACAGCTGCCACCTGGTCATATTCCCGCATTTGCTGGCGCAAGCCGGTGATCTTGTCGATCCACGCGTCGTAGACTGAAGCCATGCTCAAGTAATAGAGAGCATGCCCCAGCGGCACAAGATCATAAATGTAATAGTCGTAACCGCCTTTCACGACGATATCGACCACTTCATCAAAAATAGCACTCTCCTCCATGGCAGGCTCTGCTGCAGCAGCCTGGATGTAGCTCTCGATCTCTTCAGGGATAGTCTCCATGCCGTACATGTCGAGTATCTTCTGGCGGATCTCCTGTTGATACTCCTTGACACGGCGGTCCGCATCGATCTCCTGAGCGTAAAGGTTAGGCATGATCTCCTGGGGTCCCTTTCCGAAGATGTTCTTCTGGAAGATGTCGCTCAGCGAGGCCTGCGGGTCAACGGAGAAGACAAGAACTTTCTTCCCCTGTTTTGCGAGATAGTAGGCTGTGGCAGCGGAAAACGTGGTCTTGCCCAGTCCGCCCTTTCCGCCGAACATGATGTAGCGTCTGTCAGGGTATTGGTCAAATATCTTTGTGAGTGAAATGGTCCACCCCCTCTAAAACAGTGTTGAGTGTTGAGTTCTACTAATCAAGAGCATCCACCAGATCTCTCTCCCGCAGCATTCTCCGCTTCCAGCCCTGAAGTCGGGGAAGCACGTGGGGCAGAATCCTCAGACCATAGTATGATCTGAAAAGAGGCACTCCGAGCATATCGCCGAACAGGAGGACTGTCAGGACGTCGTTCAGCCCTGCCCTTGTCTTGAGGGCAACGACCACATGCTCATGCCCTGCAAAACCGAACAAGAACTCCTTCACCGTCTCAAAAAAACTGCCGCTGCGCATACTTCACTATGCTAAAGCATCAGTGAGATCCTTCTCCCGCAGCATCCGCCTCTTCCATGTTGATATCTGCGGTACCACATAGGGTAGGAGCCGCAAGGAATAATAAGGCGGCAGAATGGGAACGCCCAGCATATCTCCCATTGTGATCAGGATGAAGAGGTGCTCCATGCTCGCCCTCGATTTCAGTGCAAAGCGGGCTGAGTCATGCGCCGCTACGCCATAGACGAATTCCTTCACCGCCTGGAAAATACCACCTTTTTTCTTCTTTTCGTCATCTTTCGACATGCTCTTACTCTCCTTGCATAAATACGGCCTTTTCATGTTTCAGCCATCGGCCAGAGCCGAATACGTTCAGTCTGCCCTTGCTGAAAGCTGACCGCTGATTACTGAGCGCTACACTCACGCCTTTGCTGCAGCCGCTCCAGCCGCCGCTTGGGCTCGTATGACTCTGAACCTGTTAAGCGCTTTGACGCCCTCTATACCGAGCGCTATAGCGGCAATGACCAGGAAAAATCCCACAAGTCCCATCAGAGTGTTCCCCACGAGGGCTTCGCCTTTAACCGCACCACTGAACACCTTGTCGAGGAGGCTCCATGACGTGTAGAGCAAAGCTGCTATGGTTGTAATAAACATAAAGATCATGGGGTAGAAGGTCCATGCTATAGGCTTTCCTTCGGACATAAGCCACGCAGTCACCAGCATCAGTGCAAGTGAGGCCATCAGCTGGTTAGCCCCGCCGAAAAGCACCCAGAGATACTGCCACCACCCTGTCATGATCAGCACCGCTGCCAGGAGGCATGCGATAAAGGTGCCGACGTGAGCGTTTCTGAAGACCGGGCCCACGTCGCTGAGGAGCTCCGATGTGGCGACCCTCATAAACCTGATGACGAGCTGCATGATGGTGACCGCGAGAACAATCATCATGACACTACCATAGGAGTTGCCCAGTTTTGCAGGAAGCCCCACTGCACCCAGAAACTTTGAGACGCCGGCCGCAAAAATGACACCCGGCCCCTTTGCAGCCGCCGCGCCGTATTCGGCGGAAGAAGCATAGATCGTTCCGGCTATGATGAGCGCGAAGAGCGCAAGCATCATCTCAACGAACATCACACCGCCGCCTACAGGCCTGGCGTCAAGCTCACTCTCCAATTGCCGTGCTGTGCCCGAACTCGATACTATACTGTGCCAGCCCGAGATAGCCCCGCATGCGATCGTGACAAACATGATGGGCCAGATCGGACCGATCTTTATGGAGAAAGCCGTATAAGCAGGAAGCGTGAAGTTCGGATGGAGGATAAACACGCCGATTACACCAAAGAAGAGGCCGAGGAACACTATATACGAAGCAACGTAATTTATGGGAAGAGCAAACCTCCAGATGGGCAGGACCGCTGCGAAATAGCAGAAGACGCAGGCAGCGACGGTCCAGAGAATCCTGCTGTTTGCGAGAGAAGTGCCGATGACTTTGTCGGACGGCGCCAGCGTGCCGAGGAAGATACCGAATAGTGCTATGATAACGCAGACTGCAGTCGTGAGCACGATGTCTCTGCGCCAGCGGTAGATCATCTGACCGGCAAGCACGCCGCCGATGGTCAGGAGCAACCATGCCATGGGAGCTGCCTTAAGGCCTATAACCGTGCTTACGACAACGTTTCCGAAAGCTCCCGCAATGAGAAGCAGATAGAAGTAAATGAACGAGAGGAGGATAATGCGCGCCCTCGGAGAGATAAGACGGTGGCTCAAGCCCCCGAACGAGGCGCCTTCGTGGCGCATTGCCACCATGGCGCTTGTGTAGTCGTGCACCCAGCCAATGAATAGCGCACCGCCCAGGATCCATATCAGCGCTGGGAGCCAACCCCACTGGATAGCGATGATAGGGCCTATAATCGGCGCAGCACCCGCGATCGATTTGAACTGGTAGCCGAAGAGGATATTCTTGCTGGTGGGCATGAATTCCACGCCATCCATATACATCTTGGCTGGCGTAGCCCTCTTGGGGTCAGCCTTAATGACCTTGGCATCGATGTATTTTGCGTAAAACCGGTAGCCGACGAAGAAAACAAGAAAGCCTAAAA carries:
- a CDS encoding NYN domain-containing protein, giving the protein MSNVAILWDLENVNPGSDSLFLEGLIEHAESKGRIVAARAYGNWANPGFSKLAPSLTRRYFYLVHVPKGRKNSSDMVLVSDAMEVMRIHEHIDTFILVTGDSDFRFLVLALRRAGKMVHIVCNTQNASEDLLALADSYVDYRGLVPGGDDEESPTKGTPGTEEKTAQQRSVPAPTSKEDWFQLLAEAADLMLKKKVSPGLGSVKIRMKMLNPNFNEKKLNFSHWSDFVSAAVKAGFVTIEGKGAEALVYPVTDALRREGPQQKAFAILLEILKDLDKGGPPAYHSYRTVNSRLIDKKVQFGALGFAQFKEFIQAAEARGLVESKVEGLKHAVRRVQN
- a CDS encoding EF-Tu/IF-2/RF-3 family GTPase, with product MEEVAIGTVEKYFGKIGVAAIRITSGEMKVGDKIHIKGHSTDFEQTVDSMQVEHASVQTAGAGSDVGIKVKEKVHEKDTVLLIKP
- a CDS encoding DUF763 domain-containing protein produces the protein MKRNVTTLPLHYGKAPRWLFDKMKRLSAAVVSIILLEFGPREVLRRLSDPIWFQAFGCVVGFDWHSSGLTTTLCGALKDGIASVGPDYPLAICGGKAATSRRTPQELFETGAAWKLDTSPFVALSRLCAKIDNSLIQDGHNIYHHTFILSKEGDWAVIQQGMSEQHRTARRYQWFSMENLDLLCEPHTGVTSDGPVEALNLVARESAPVHTAAVDFTKQNPDWMSKTWKEIALAMPDRHYIVAKDVDTNRLDRVFRRLHEAQPESFKDLLQIQGIGPRTVAALSLVSELVYNAPPSFKDPARFSFAHGGKDGYPFPVQRKTYEESISFLQSCLDKARVNDRDKIEAFKRLNRYRATSSF
- a CDS encoding HD domain-containing protein, with the translated sequence MSISFELLRDRIRNTAVVTKLSGLNLAGKAYLVGGAIRELALGQSPADFDFALEMQEDAVKLEELFRAKGFLLGKRAEQAFRLIGDEGVLDLTFLQGDILTDLARRDFTMNAIGYDTASGEIHDPYEGLADISRKVIRYPRKQSIREDPLRMLKAVRHLSLLPGFLLAPELRDAIREERELIRLTAAERIKYELDLIMLSHDPYRAVVTLRDTGLLFELFPELRNLEQMDREKGFELETLGHTIEGFRYLDRARSFHSFDEQQVRNAAYALLFHDLGKAHTFSYDDTKNRVHFFHHEKHSRDLATAIMERLRFSSHEVRVISSLIENHMRVFLISHEGATEKAIRRVVYKMEDLTPPLVLLTLLDMYGSSNGEENETTARVRLRCREALSAYEEWGKEPLPRLVNGHDLLALGFPEGPDIGKTLDLIREKQIAGEIVDRSGALGYAQKELASVSKGESRP
- a CDS encoding TRC40/GET3/ArsA family transport-energizing ATPase codes for the protein MFGGKGGLGKTTFSAATAYYLAKQGKKVLVFSVDPQASLSDIFQKNIFGKGPQEIMPNLYAQEIDADRRVKEYQQEIRQKILDMYGMETIPEEIESYIQAAAAEPAMEESAIFDEVVDIVVKGGYDYYIYDLVPLGHALYYLSMASVYDAWIDKITGLRQQMREYDQVAAVIRRDKELDEDAILNELLYIKERINKSSGILTDKQKTAFFFVVTPEEMIINDTVKAAGLFAKFDVPLSGYIVNRVLPADLKNQSIPDYLKNRLTMQEKYLGVIDDTFKGQILARVPEMERDVTGLAMIEKLAKQMFEDH
- a CDS encoding carbon starvation CstA family protein encodes the protein MNAVYVLILGFLVFFVGYRFYAKYIDAKVIKADPKRATPAKMYMDGVEFMPTSKNILFGYQFKSIAGAAPIIGPIIAIQWGWLPALIWILGGALFIGWVHDYTSAMVAMRHEGASFGGLSHRLISPRARIILLSFIYFYLLLIAGAFGNVVVSTVIGLKAAPMAWLLLTIGGVLAGQMIYRWRRDIVLTTAVCVIIALFGIFLGTLAPSDKVIGTSLANSRILWTVAACVFCYFAAVLPIWRFALPINYVASYIVFLGLFFGVIGVFILHPNFTLPAYTAFSIKIGPIWPIMFVTIACGAISGWHSIVSSSGTARQLESELDARPVGGGVMFVEMMLALFALIIAGTIYASSAEYGAAAAKGPGVIFAAGVSKFLGAVGLPAKLGNSYGSVMMIVLAVTIMQLVIRFMRVATSELLSDVGPVFRNAHVGTFIACLLAAVLIMTGWWQYLWVLFGGANQLMASLALMLVTAWLMSEGKPIAWTFYPMIFMFITTIAALLYTSWSLLDKVFSGAVKGEALVGNTLMGLVGFFLVIAAIALGIEGVKALNRFRVIRAQAAAGAAAAKA
- a CDS encoding TRC40/GET3/ArsA family transport-energizing ATPase; amino-acid sequence: MPQITRSMIDYIRENPKLKYIFFGGKGGVGKTVMAGAAALWAAKQGKKTLLASTNPVHSLSNLMGQDVFGKPAVVCDEKLCYAFEIDTRETIERSKQEIREKINWFLKFADITTKADEFVESATMNPAFEESAMFENMTDLMFKDEYDFYVFDTAPTANARRLLGMSKVYSLWVEKMLKSREEAKSLREMLSFTKKQEEDPLMDYLLGFRERMAKAQSLLTDDALTAFFFVTLPESLPIAVITRFINWFHEFGIPVGGVVVNGIIQKEQVGSDAAEFVRNRVKMQEDHMGEIWQIFGDQVRALVPLFETEVKGGAMLNRLVGQLFPS